Genomic segment of Gavia stellata isolate bGavSte3 chromosome 10, bGavSte3.hap2, whole genome shotgun sequence:
TAGAAACAAGATATTATTTCATATTGCAATTTTTACTAGACCTGAAGATGACGAACAGAGTTTTAACTGCACCAAATAAGATACTTCAGTGCTGTACACGGAAATACCTTCCCCTATTCAATCGGCAAGCATGTAGAGCTGCCCTACACATATCAAAGGAGTTTCAGTGAATTCCCATCATCCATACTGAATACATCACTTTATCCAACCatgacataaaagaaaaaagctggctcttttctcataaaaaggaaaatagcaaTACCCTGAAATCACATGTCTTCTAGGCAGCTTCCCAAGCACGCTTTGTTTTCATTGACTAAAATAATGCCTAACAATAGAAATTGAAAGCAGATTTTCCTACGCTATAAAAAGTCTTATTCTATTAGAGACCAGCAGATCTTAAATCGAGTTATTTCACTAGCACTCATCTCTGCATAGTGAAAGAACATAGATCATCTAAATAGAGAAATATTAGTGACTCTTTGTCCAACCGTCTACTGTTGTAATGACAAGATTAGAGATGGAACTGGCCCAAAACAAGACTCTGAGCCCCACCAAACCATTTGGAAATGTGTGCTGCGTAGTCCTATTTATTGGTTCTCTGATGATTGGTCTTGTAAATAACCCCAAAAGTCACAAGGGCCGTAGAGGCTGTTTGGGATGCCCAGGCTCAAAGCCCACAGTTAAAACATCCCatagaatcacacagaatcacagaaccattaaggttggaaaagacccgtaagatcatcaagtccaaccatcaacccagcaccaccatgcccactaaaccatgtcccacagtgccacgtctacacgttttttgaacgcctccaatgatggtgactccaccacctccctgggttTGGGTCAAGTTCCATTGACCTGTTCCAATggcctgttccaatgcttgaccactctctcagtaaagacatttttcctaatatccggcctaaacctgccctggcgcaacttgaatCCATTTCttctcgtcctatcacttgtcacttgggagaagagaccaacgtccacctcaccacaaccccctttcaggtagttgtagagagcgataaggtctcccctcagcctcctcttctcctgactgaacaaccccagttccctcagccgctcctcatcagacttgtgctccagacccctcaccagcttcgtggcccttctctggacacgctccagcacctcaatgccctccttgtagtgaggggcccaaaaggCATCCCCCATGCATCTCTGGGTATTCCCAAAGAACACCAGATTCTggccttctcttttttcttgttgaCATACAGCCGGCATTAGTCAGCCTGTTTGATCTGAATCACCAGGCAGCTAGTTTGGAAGGGGGAGTTGATAAGTGTAATCATTCTTTGTTCTATTAGCTAATTTTGATTTGCCTGTTTTATACCGTTAAGAGAGTGGAGTCGTAACTCAAACGGGTTTTATGCCAGTGCAActccatttctttcaaaagaaggGCCCTAAATTAGACAAGTAGAAGTGAGATCAGAATTGGACTGAATATTGGTGCAATATTCTAGATGTATACAGCTCATAGttcatacaaaaataaagatgaacaTTTCTGCCTGTCTTAAAACACTTATGCAAGTAGTTGGTAAAACTTTCTCTGGCCCTATGGTTCTGGAAACCAGCCTAGCTCTACAGATCTTCACTGAAGCAAATCTGTATACACATTAATCATTTGACCCTAAATCTCAAATTACTTTCCAAACTGATATTTTCTAAGAATGAAATATGTCTCAGTCCCAGGAATCACCTTCACTTTAAATGGAAGGAAGATGAAGCGGCATAGTAGCAGTCATTCAGTAGCtgttttcaatctttttttgttgtttcttctttctatttGCTTCATGTTTCATGCGAATTACAGCCAGCTCTGTAGACCTGCTTCATTTTTCACTCCTGTAAAAACTGATAGTTAAATAGAACCAAACTCAGCACTATCATTCTACCTTAAAAGAAGAGATAAGGTCCCTTCTCTTTCCATCTCTAAACTTACGTTTTGGTCTTTCCTATTTTCTATCTACAAACACAGGCTCTTGGCAAGTTCGCTGGCTTTTTCACAGGTCAAGAGGAAATCTGTCCAATTGTTTGACAAACAAAGCATAGTGATAACACTTTATCAAGTAATAGGGAAGAATTTCTCAATTTCTCAACCTAGTGTGACCACACTCaacaaaatggcattttttttttttcaacaatcaaaaagcaagaagaatCCGGGGTTACTTCAGGTATAATTTTTCCTTATACCTTTTGCTGTCTTAAAATTTAAACTGGTCACCCTGCCTATGGCATTTAAGTATTCCTTATTTGTCATTCACCTGACAGATTGCTTGCTGCTACGGGACAAATCTGCATTTCAACACAAGAGATCGCAGTATCTCTTTCATGCCTCCAATATGACTCATGAGGAGACTGCCCAACTTTAACGTCAAACGGGAGCAATAACCAGTCTAAGAGCCATCGGGACGAGAGAACTCACATTTCTGGAAGAGGTGAGTAGGAAAAGCATAGGAAAACCACCAAAATGAAGAGACAGGTGTCAGGAGGAGGATTAATGTGAGTCACTAATTTACCCAAATAGATGTGACTGTGTGTATCTCAAGGTCACGCAATGACCGTGACATACGAAGGAAGACTGCTGGCTTTCCCCACTCTATGGCGCTTACATCTTATTCTTGACTGAACAGTTTCCTGCTTTATTCAAGATGGACAATATTCTGAAGCTGGCAAGCATgtgtctttcattttctctgtttttaccTCTGCCCAAACCAGACAATTGCaacctttcttaaaaaataacattcttGCCTTCTCTTCAATATTGATTGGAAACAATCTGACAGATGGTTTTTGATCAGTTaacaatgaaatatatttttttcatttttatgatcTAATTAGTTACACTTTTTAAGCCTGTGAATATAACCAAAACAGGGCCAGATTTTTCCCATATGCAAGCACAGGAGTAACCTACTGTAGCATACAGACTACATACAAAATTTGGCAAACCACTAATCAAACTTTCAGCAATTCATCCTTACATAACAACcaggaaaaaagccaaccaaataagaaaaacccccaaaatccAAACTAACACCACTACCAATCTCTGTCCAGTGAGATTCACACTGTTTTCAGAATATTTGCTGCATGGCCAGAAATCAGGACACTGATAACTAACATGTTAAGTTTCCACTCTGCCTTTAATGCCAATAGCACATATTATTCAGCAGCCTCCAGTTAAAGAGCTGTGTGCAAATTCATGTAAACCGTTACATTAGATTCAATTGctgcaatttcattttctactCCCTAGAAGAATGCATACACAAGGACAGCATTTTTCTAGcacaaaagaaagacaaatatATGTTCTGAGCTTCACAAACTGAAGACAGAACAGCTTTTACGGACATTATTATACAGGAAGATAAAGGAAACCGTTCTCATTTACCATACCCACATGGTTCCCTGAAACCTGAGCACACGAATGTCTGGTTCTGATCATTCTCCCATGTCAGAGCATGCAAACCAGAACTTATCCAGGAAAAGATGagcaaaacccaaagaaaccTATCAGTATTACTTGCCTACAAATGGAGCCAACAGAATAAAACTCAGAGAGCGAATATAGATATGAATTTCCCCTTCCTTCCAGTGGGCTGGAAGAAGTCATGAGCAAAAATGCTTGAGTCCTGAAAAAGAGGACAAGGAAGGTCCCAGGACAGTCACCCTGCAGATCTGGAAAAGGACTTTTGAGCACTGCTGTGATTCCAGGAAGACGCTGAAAGAATCGCCTCTCTGacaagaggagaaatgaaaggtAAATCAGAAGATGATGACAGCAGGGTACTGTGGATCAGCATTGTTTAGAAAACAGcttgtttcttttgaaagctAAAGGACTCCAAAAGCCTTGGAGAGGAGCATGATGTGGCCAGGAAAACAATGTTATAAAAGAGAGGGATGACCAGAAAGCCCAGAGCAGCAGGTGGCACGTGACAAGCGTGTAATACCAAGCTTCCCACCGCAGGATGAGGCACCTTCCACATCCACATGCAAACCTCACTGACACAGACGGCATCCTTCCTCTCaccaaaaaccagcagcagGTTCAGTATCCTCGCTGTACTGAAATAAACTAATTCCTCTTGCCAACAGAAGAGTGATGCCAACAGAAAAGCGATGCCAACAGTTACCTTCACAAGCTAGACCTGCACCGAAGCCAGTCAAAACTACCTTTTCTTTTAGAGGGAAAGCAAGGTAGTGAATTATGCTGGTGCTTTAGGTTACCAGATTAtttgcagtgctgctggtgAAACTaagacaaaagggaaaaagtgaTGGCAAAACACAATCAGTGATGTGGAAGAGGAAATACGTGGGTACAAGCCACCCAAACAATGCGCAGCTAATGCAGAATTACTTTGGACACCTTAATGTTCTCACATCACGGATACGGTGTAAAAACTTTGGCCTACCTGAAAGAGAGACATACAAACATATACGAAGTACAGACGATCTCACTCTTGGATAGCCCCTTTTCCTGCCCAGCTCACAGAGAGCCGAGAGGCTGCTACAGAGAGGAGCCGTTCAGAGGTGGTATTAGGGGTGAGATGATAACGGACgccccaaaaaaccccccagcAGTAATTTTCAGGCACAGAGGTGGAGATAAGTAAGACCCAAGCTCCTGTAGTACCTTACAGACTTCAGGAGGCCTGTTGCCCATCAAACACGGTTTCATATCGCGTCCTCTGAGATTACAGGCAGTTTGGGCATAGCAGAATATTCCGCATCCCAGCaaggatttaattttcttgatCACTGTTAGCTGATCTACATGCCAATGTAACGGACGGGGAAGGCAAGCTGCTGTTCATTACGCTGTTCGTTATCAAAGGCATCATGGATTTATCAGTGGATGGAGGTTTTAAAACTGACCGAACTTTGTGGTTTTAAATTCCACTCTGAAtagacagaaaagggaaaaatacttatttttaaatgtaaagatagagaaagggaaacaaaccaaaaaaaagcagtggaaCTCTGGAAAAATCTCTGGAAGCGAGGTGATAATTGAAATCACCTTGAGGCTGGACAAGACAGGTGAGGAAAGTTTGGTGGAACGGTTTTGTGAAGGTCTGACTTTCACACAAGCTCAAGCAGGAAACGTTCCAAACTCGGGACCTAAATCCTTGCTAATCTTTACGGCCCGGTGGCAGAATTCAAAATACCAGGGCTCTGCTCTGGAGCTGTGAGCCAGCGTTCCTGCAGCACTAGATATCCCAAACTCACGTGTTAAATGAGCTGGAGATTGTTGAGTGTGGAGGCAGGTTATGCCACAACAGCTCAGGTTTAAATTGTCCATGTAGACGTGTTTATTATCAGTTTGGGAGACcattctgcttcttccttcgcttcttatttttaaaaacttaggACTGCGCAAGAACATCAAGTCTCTGGCTGTTTAAGGTCCATGTGACTCCTCTGTACTTTGAACTCAGATAAACTTCTTACTGAATGAAGTCATGTGTAAAATGCTTTCCAACAGAGATTATTTTGAACCAAGCCGTACTAAGAAATGCAACAGAACTTCAACACTCatatttcagcagcaaaaaaaggaacCATTCTTGTACTGCATGCAGCGCTTTGGGGGGAAGCACCAGATCCCCTCAAATAAACAGAACTACACTTGTACTAGACTATGGAAGTAGATAGTGTTTTAGTtaggggaataaaaaaaatcatcatacTTCCATGTAATcatacaacagaaaaaatagcttttgccTAATCAATGCATGCAGCTTTGCTTCCAGAAGGCATCGTCATAAATATCAGTGTCCCAAGTTTTAATCAGTAAACCTAGTATCAGGTCCAAACTAGCCACGTTGGGATGGATCAGaatttctgtgtgctttttagCCTGAAGAGATACCAGGTTTTAGCTAATatttggataaaaaaaaatgcacagccCTGATcattacactttttttccctagaagCCGAACATATGGCTTGTATCCTGGCTAACTTCCAACCAGAGTAATTACGTACCGACCACATAAGTTTCCCCTGCGGTTTTAACTGGATAAAGCATTCCTTTCCAGTTCCTCCTGCAAACGTTTATACCTTGTTGTGGAGCGCTATTAAACAGCTACTGCCCTCTGCCCCAACGATGGCTGCATTTTAGTAACAAGTGAaacaatttcttaaaattatagTTATATCCCCGTCCCTTCCAAATATAGTTGGGAGGGGCAGGGATATAATTACGATTTTTAAATATAGCTGGGGGGGACATGGATCTGTTTCATTCCTTAACACGTGTTTTGAGTTCCTAATCATATCTATTAAACGTGATTTTCTATGTCAGGATGATGTTTTCATGCAATGAAATTGATAGATGAAGCTGGTATTTTCCCTAACAACTTCAAGTGTTAAAAGACCTACCCTTAGGTTCATACAGCCATACTGAAAATTTCTTCTGAGGATGTGGAACAGCCTATGAGTTCACAAAGGGCTGTGTGTTGAAAAATATTAGTATTAGAGAAGATGTGGGCAAGCTTTCTGCTCAAAAACATGGGACAACCAGACAAAGCAAAAGGGCAGTTTGGATATCTTGTTTTTGTACCAGGGCATTGACTATTTTGCAGGATATTTTGAAGGCGTTGCATTTGAAGGATAAAGAGAATGAAACAGAATGAGCTATACACAACACCACAGTCCACCACGTATCCTAAAGATCTCAAAGCACCTTACAACTGATTAGTGCCAATAGGAGGTACTGGAGACAAGCAGTGGGAGAGCCATCGCATAACGAACTACAGAACCAAACTAGGTGCCTGATCAGGTAAAATTCTTCCGCCCCCGCCAATCAGGATTGCGAACGCTGACATCAAGATGAAAATTACCAAAAGGGAGAAGTCATTTTGAGtaccttcattttttatttcccagccTGCAACCATCTGAATTCCACATTTCAGACTTATATAAACAATTAACTTCAGCTAAAGTCTGCAGCATTTACTACCTCTGCAGATGCATCAGGGTCACTGTGACAAATTAGGCACCCTGAAAGTCAGAAGCCACTTTAACAATTTCCCCTGCACAGGATCTAAGTGACGTAAGGCagcagaaataccaggaaaagagACATTTAGACCAGTCTATATTTTAACCACTTGGTCAGATTTATAAACTACTTTGAAGATGACAAATGCTACCGAGCTGTTCAGTATTACTAAGTAAAACTGCGCATGGGAACAGAATTTTTTCTGCAAGAGAGCTGAATTTCTGCAAGAGTGCTCCTATTACCTGCTTAATCCACACGCGTGTTTACGTACACACACATCCATATGTATGTGCACATATACATCAGTTTAAGAGATCTTCTGTAACgcatttgcactttttttttctactttagaAAAAGTCAggccaaaaaaagaagaaaaaccaactttctgctttctcataAACCAGAAACAGGTCCATTCTGAGAACATGATGAGTGGTCAGCTTTCTTCCATTTTGCTCGCCTGGCACTTTTTGTACACATCCTTCTTCTTTGCACCCCCAAAATGATCAGTTATGGGACTGAGATACATGGCAAATGAGAAGTCTCTGCCACTTATATTCACAGATGCATTGGGATTCCGCTCCCCGGCCCTCTCTGCTtgacagagctggcagaggatTCCGACCGGTGGGAAGGCTGGAGCCCGCGGAGGCAGAGCGAGCAGCCCTCGTCACTGCGAGCCCCAGCAGGCTCACGGGGAGAGCGCTGGCAAAGGGGCCAAAGGCTGGTGCAGCGCACACAGGAATGTGCTTGGGTTATAGAAACGCTCTTCCAGTTAGTCCATCAGACTCAGTGGTTTGGGATTTGACTCCCGTCCTATAAGGACGTGACACTATTAATTGAGAAGACTGACTATTTGCTGGGTTTTGATCAGGCCAAACCAccgaacaaacaaaaaaagggaggTTTTAGAGGGAGATGTCAAATTTTAGGTCTCTCTAGTGGCATCCCTTTAAACACACTGGAAGAGTTCAAGCCATTGCCTCCATCAACAAGCAGAAAACGTGACCCATCTCTGGTGTGCGACATTGCCATCATGTGGCCGTTCCAGCTCTGCAAAACTACCAGCAAGGGGCAGAAAACCTTGCCCCAgatttgcagcttttaaaattgtctttacTAATATTGGCAGTGGCGATAACTCTCTCAGAGCATCCCTCTACACGGAAAAACACTCCCTTCTTCAGGCCTGCTCTTTTTTATGCTAGGTAGCAAACGcgtttttcattttctgaggCACGCTGCTGCCATGGTTATGTTGCAACGCGCAGTACACAGCACAACTGAACATCAAAAATGGACAGAAACATCTAAAATGACAAACGGAGCATTCTTAATGTCAGGAAGCCAATCTTCAGAAGTAATCGGAATGAGAACAGCACAATGGCCTGGATCAGGAAAGAGCTGCAACACGGGAAAATACATGGAAGTTGGCATAGAGTcaggagaggaaagcaaagcaaatgaatCAAATTAgtaatttaagaagaaaatgaaatactgtcGGTCAGAGGGCAAAACAACGTGGAATGCAGAAGCAAGCTGTAATAAAATACGCAGACGGAAAAGTTGTTCATAGTCAGAAAAGTAGTAACAGAATTAAACCGGATGATGAGTGGCTCAATTAGAgcagcagtgaagaaaaataattatctgCCTCAGCGCTTGAGCCAAAAGTTGTTCATCTGCAGAAAACTTGTGTTGGGACCCGTCTGGAACCCTGCCCAAGGAAAGCAGGCATGACTTCGCTTACTCACGAAACGGCCCACTGCTTGCTTGAATTACAGCCTCAGTGAGGGACACACGCAAACGCCTTAAAGAAGGGACAAAGTTGTTGCCTGCGTACGAGAGCAGAAGTACAACAGGAGCTTTCTGCCCAGCTGGCACAACAGGCAGATACACGCAAAAATAACACTCACCTGGAAACAAATTTAGCAACGTATTTGTTAGAACAACGTCCATCCTTCAGCTGTAAAAAACACGTATCAAAACAGCactaaagaaacaaaggaaacttaATAAGATAGGAAACAAATATTGCAGGCAAAGAACAGAAGCTTAACTACTGCAGGTGGCTGGCCGtacaaaagaaaatcctgtttATATTCTCGTCTCCTAGCACTCGGCACCTGTAAACACCTAAAGGAGCCCACCTGCCGTCACCATTACAGCTGGAGCAAAGTTACCACACTTGGGAAAGATCCTTCTACAGCTGAACTGCTAAAACCGGGGAGGCAATAGTGCCTCTCTTCTTCGCCCcctcattttgaaaagaaagcttgCAATATTCACTCAAGTGGCAACACTGAACCGATCCTAAAAAGCCAGTgaaggaaatcagaaaaatatttactattaccctgagctggagctgctgagaTGGTAAttacaccttttttcttttttttggtggtgtttacttgtttgttttgcCAGATTGCATAAGGCTCATCTGCTAATCAATTCCTGAAAAGCACGGCTGGTTTTATTATGCAGTTTCTCCTGTCTAGGGTAAGAgggcagaaggcagagaaatattttttttactcatGTTTTTAGCAAAAAGGCTGGTTTGTGAAAACTAAAAATGCTCCCAGGCTGCAAGAGAGCTTTGTAATCTATGTCACCGACAAGTTCCTATGTCCTGCTACAAGTTTCGTTACATATTTTAAGAGGCTACGCCCcattatttttgcagtttaaaagcaaaacaaattgaagggttaaattaaaatattactttccCTTTTCATTCAGGACCATCAGCTATATAGCACATAAAGAGGGAGATTTTTCAACAGAATATGAATCCAGGAGAGAAAACCATTTTCCAGGAATATCTGACTAATCAGGGGACTGTGGTGAAGCCCTATTGCTGGCAGAGACAGAACCACATCTGCGCTAAGTGTCCCTACCACATACGGACTGGTGAAGAAGCGAGAGTCCATTACAGAGAATTTCACAGGGTCTTTGGCTTCCCGTACAGATCTACAGCAACTCTCCAAAACGAACACCTTCTCTTCTACGAACTGAGGAGCTTCTCGGGCAGAGTAGTCCAAAAAGGCCAGGCTACAAACTGTACTGACCAAGACAACCACCCAGAATCTATGCTGTTTGAGGTGGCTGGTTATCTGGATGCAGTTACAGGCGCCTGTGAGGACATCGGACACATCATCCTCTATGCAAATTACTCTCCTTGTAATGAGGCTTACCACTGCTGCGTGAGTAAAATCTACAACTTCTTGCTGAAGTACCCCGAAATCACTCTCTGCATCTATTTCTCTCGGCTTTATCACACTGAGGACCATTTCCCCACGGCCGTGTGGAACCGCGAAGCTTTGCGGAGCCTCTCCAGCCTGTGGCCTCGGGTGACTCTGCAGAGGCTGCCGGGGGGGGCACGGCAGTACCTCCTCTGCAATTTTGTGTCCGGCATCCCAGGGTCAACCCTTTATCACCCGACTCCACCGTCAAGAACCTTAGCAGATGGACAAAATCCACCTCAACTTAACAGCTTAGCAGGAATGAAACCGTATCGTAGGAAAGCCTTTCCACAAGCAATGCAGGGAAAGCCTGCTGTGCAGCGGAAAATAaagtccttttcttctcctagCCCAGCCTCCCAACAGCCGTTACAAGCGATGAAGGGCAGTCTACTGCCTCCCATGTCTCAAAGCCACTTGGTGCTTTTCCCAGGTGTGTTTCTGCCCTTCCGGAGGGAACATCTATATCCCAAACCTAAAAATGTTGtaaggcatttaaaaatgccAAAGGAATAATTGAATGAAACTCGTAATTCTGAAAGGTTTCCAAGTGGCAGACACCTACTCTGAAGATGACACAAATGGAACCGTTTTCAGACTGTAAAGCTGAGATCACGGGTGGCAAAAAAGCCCCGCCAATAAAGTCACCTCCTGCAAAAATTAGCCCACAGGATAACTGTGGATCTCAAATAACTGATGAtgaagaaaacatgcttttcttttagtCTTATACCTTTCAAACATTAAACCCATAGCAGTAAAACCAAAACCTCAGTATCTTCTGATTACCTCCTGCGATTAATTTATTTGTTGCCTTCAAGCCAATTTCTACCAGAAAAATGTAACCAGTCTACAAGCTACAACCACAACTACAGCCTGATTGTAGCTTCCCAGCTGAGGCAACTTGGGTGGAACACATGACATAGCCCAAATTCCTCCTCTATCAAGAAGGTGATTCTGCGGGTAAGGCTGACGTATGAATAAAGTTCTCCTGCCAGCTGTTTCCTTAATAATAGGGTGGTTTATAGACACATATATACGtgtgggtgtggtttttttttttttcctagggcTGCTGCCTTCCACTAAGAGGAACCTCACAAAGTTGTGTAATTTTCTAATTAGTAAGAAATGTCTAATAGGATAATATAGATAACACAGATCTACACAGTCCAAGCataactggaaaaggaaaaaaaaataaatcctatcATTTAGAGCAGTGTTTTCACCTTGTGATGCAATATATTTGTTATTATACTACGGGTTTTAAAGAATGGGGCAACTGAAATCAAGAATGTGTTGTTTCCCAGCAACCAGGGGCTCCTTCCCGGGTAATATTAATGGTGAATAGGCACACTGGCTAGTTTTGTAGAAGTCAGTGCTTCAGCACCTTTTTTACTGGTTTTGTGGTCACAACTACCATCTATCTGAGTAAAAAAAGGAGGCTGCTTCCCAGCGTGACCTTAAACACCCCTCACTTTAGTGGTGGCGATCCCATGGGGAAACTCAAACGTTGTTCTGAGCCTCTGGGGGTGTAACGGAGGTGGAGACGTGCTAGAATCCACCGGATCCCTTAGTCGCACAACACCTAGGGGCTTTTTTGGAAAAGCTTTCTTGAATTAGATGGTACTCGTTCTGTACTCTCCGATACACCGTTAACTTAACCCCATGGCAGAAGCCTGCGCTGGAGCGCGGGGGTGGTTCCTTTCTGGTGCTGGGAAAACATAAAACCAACGCTATTTTTTAACTCGTGTAGCGACCAAGCGGCGTTTGAGCCGGGGCTTCCGCCGAGGCCAGAGCCAAACCCCGTACACCAAGCCCGGGGCATGCCTTAGGTTGGCACAAGGCCTTGCGACCCCCTCTTCGTGCCCGCAGCCGGCCCGTGAGGGGGCGGCGGGGTCTGGCCTGGCTTGTACCCATCTGCAAAGGAGCCCAAGGACCACAGGTACTCCTGGGCAGCGCTGCGTACCGTCTCCGGTTCCGCAGGGAGAGCTCGCCGTCGGGATCTGCCGGGGAAACTCGCCTCGCACCTCGCCGGGAGCGCCAGCCGCCTGCACTCTGCAACGGCTCAGGCGCGAGTGCGTGGACGCGTAACCGTGGCGACAGACCGCGCCCCTTCGGGGGATTATGCAACTCGCGGCCGACCAATCGCGGCTCGCCTTCCGCGCCGTTCCACGCCTTCCACGCCGTTCTTTGCCTCGCGCGCCGCGGGCGGGGCGGATGGGGGGGGGCTGCCCTCAGTGCGCCTGCGCAGAGCgcacaccaccaccccccctcACGTGGGTGGCGCATGCGCCCGAAGGGCAGGCGGCCGGGGGCGGTGAGCGCCTGCGCGGAGCGGCGGGCGGCGGTCAGTGGGGCGACCATGGCGAAGCACACGGTGTCGTCGGCGCGGTTCCGCCGGGTGGATGTCGACGAGTACGACGAGAATAAGTTCGtggatgaggaggaaggaggcgACGGGCAAGCGGGGCCCGATGAGGGCGAGGTGGACTCGTGTCTGAGGCAATATCCTTCCGCCACCGGGCAGGAAAAAGTCCCCTCAGgagcggccgcggcggggggggggggtggggcgggTGGAGAGCgggcgcggccgccgccgccgccggggctgccTTGTATGGGAATATCCGTGCCCGGCGCTGCCGCCGAGGGACGGAGAGGGGCGACCCGGCCGTGTCCTGACGGGAGGGCGGAAAGGGGCTGACGGGGCCGCGGGGCTGAGAGGGGGAAGGCGGCCCCGCTTCCTCTCCCTCACTGCAGAGGCGGCAGTGgcccggggctgc
This window contains:
- the APOBEC4 gene encoding putative C->U-editing enzyme APOBEC-4 encodes the protein MNPGEKTIFQEYLTNQGTVVKPYCWQRQNHICAKCPYHIRTGEEARVHYREFHRVFGFPYRSTATLQNEHLLFYELRSFSGRVVQKGQATNCTDQDNHPESMLFEVAGYLDAVTGACEDIGHIILYANYSPCNEAYHCCVSKIYNFLLKYPEITLCIYFSRLYHTEDHFPTAVWNREALRSLSSLWPRVTLQRLPGGARQYLLCNFVSGIPGSTLYHPTPPSRTLADGQNPPQLNSLAGMKPYRRKAFPQAMQGKPAVQRKIKSFSSPSPASQQPLQAMKGSLLPPMSQSHLVLFPGVFLPFRREHLYPKPKNVVRHLKMPKE